One stretch of Halapricum desulfuricans DNA includes these proteins:
- a CDS encoding CBS domain-containing protein — protein MVTAREIMTSPVETVAPDDDVSDVLTRLAKADFSGFPVVEDGAVVGIVTETDLVDLFQPSDRRLWIPVGFPPFIETLTYSVDLSWSDLDVGVDLVKSAGKPIREVMVTDVVTVSPDDTVETVIGHLADPDRDINRLPVVEDGELVGIISREDVLRTLSEHDVAV, from the coding sequence ATGGTTACCGCCCGAGAGATCATGACCAGCCCGGTCGAGACGGTCGCTCCCGACGACGACGTCAGCGACGTGCTGACCCGACTCGCGAAAGCCGACTTCAGCGGCTTCCCGGTCGTCGAAGACGGGGCGGTCGTCGGAATCGTCACCGAAACGGACCTGGTCGATCTCTTCCAGCCGTCGGATCGACGGCTGTGGATCCCGGTCGGGTTCCCGCCGTTCATCGAGACGCTGACCTACAGCGTCGACCTCTCCTGGAGCGACCTCGACGTCGGCGTCGACCTCGTGAAAAGCGCCGGCAAGCCGATCCGAGAGGTGATGGTCACCGACGTCGTGACGGTCTCTCCTGATGACACCGTCGAGACAGTCATCGGCCACCTGGCGGACCCGGACCGGGACATCAACCGCCTCCCGGTCGTCGAGGACGGCGAACTCGTCGGAATAATCTCCCGCGAGGACGTGCTCCGGACGCTCAGCGAACACGACGTCGCCGTCTAA
- a CDS encoding reverse transcriptase-like protein, which yields MAAYGRPSLRDLFDESPTPHIAHPPRTHHRDFYVATDGSFRKDSGGLGVVIETRDGECVARLALDQPVPDNNVAEYRALHLGLDVLAERTPPDARVGVLIDHDQLASNVNAAVLDACRPAATSPHQLVVPPATTNHWRGIRARINGFGEIRAARIASGDNPAHPLANAPGEYAHVNDGPDRCVRPEPLSSGDRSVPPPSRSDRGASD from the coding sequence ATGGCCGCATACGGCCGGCCGTCACTTCGAGACCTGTTCGACGAGTCGCCGACGCCGCACATCGCCCACCCTCCTCGCACTCATCACCGGGACTTCTATGTAGCGACCGACGGGTCCTTCCGGAAAGACAGTGGCGGACTCGGCGTCGTCATCGAGACGCGCGACGGGGAGTGTGTCGCCCGCCTCGCGCTCGACCAGCCCGTGCCCGACAACAACGTCGCCGAGTACCGGGCGCTGCATCTCGGGCTGGACGTGCTCGCGGAACGGACGCCTCCCGACGCCCGCGTCGGCGTCCTGATCGATCACGATCAACTGGCCAGCAACGTCAACGCGGCCGTCCTCGACGCCTGCCGACCGGCGGCCACGTCGCCGCATCAACTCGTCGTCCCGCCGGCGACGACCAACCACTGGCGCGGCATCCGGGCTCGGATCAACGGGTTCGGCGAGATTCGCGCGGCACGGATCGCGAGTGGCGACAACCCCGCCCACCCCCTCGCGAACGCACCCGGCGAGTACGCACACGTCAACGACGGCCCCGACCGATGTGTCCGGCCCGAACCGCTTTCGTCCGGCGATCGGTCCGTGCCACCGCCCTCGCGCTCGGACCGCGGCGCGAGCGACTGA
- a CDS encoding SPFH domain-containing protein gives MLELVPLQLIGTLPLIGLVVLAIAVAVVWQMVVIVQAYEKKALTVLGEYRKLLEPGINFVPPFVSKTYSFDMRTQTLDVPRQEAITRDNSPVTADAVVYIKVMDAKKAFLQVDDYKRAVSNLAQTTLRAVLGDMELDDTLNKRQQINSKIRQELDEPTDEWGIRVESVEVREVNPSKDVQQAMEQQTSAERRRRAMILEAQGERRSAVEEAQGEKQSNIIRAQGEKQSQILEAQGDAISTVLRAKSAESMGERAVIERGMETLEEIGKGESTKFVLPQELTSLVGRYGKHLTGSDARTNGHELEGLEFDEETREMLGLDDIEEILGQIDQEAEVDVEQMEDQAEAVKHGADDAEIKDPDEVIDEMDAEMPEAEEFNESTDGSEN, from the coding sequence ATGCTCGAACTGGTCCCGCTACAGTTGATTGGTACTTTGCCACTGATCGGTCTGGTTGTTCTAGCCATCGCCGTTGCGGTCGTCTGGCAGATGGTCGTCATTGTACAGGCATACGAGAAGAAAGCCCTCACCGTGCTTGGGGAGTACCGAAAGCTGCTGGAACCGGGGATCAACTTCGTCCCGCCGTTCGTCTCGAAGACCTACAGCTTCGATATGCGTACCCAGACGCTCGACGTCCCGCGCCAGGAAGCGATCACGCGAGACAACTCGCCGGTGACCGCCGACGCCGTCGTCTACATCAAGGTCATGGACGCCAAGAAGGCGTTCCTGCAGGTCGACGATTACAAGCGTGCGGTGTCGAATCTGGCCCAGACGACGCTGCGCGCAGTGCTGGGGGACATGGAACTGGACGACACGCTCAACAAGCGCCAGCAGATCAACTCGAAGATCCGTCAGGAACTGGACGAACCGACAGACGAGTGGGGGATCCGCGTCGAGAGCGTCGAAGTCCGGGAAGTCAACCCGAGCAAGGACGTCCAGCAGGCGATGGAACAGCAGACCTCCGCCGAGCGTCGCCGCCGCGCGATGATCCTCGAAGCCCAGGGTGAACGCCGTTCTGCCGTCGAGGAAGCCCAGGGTGAGAAACAGTCGAACATCATCCGCGCGCAGGGTGAAAAGCAGAGCCAGATCCTCGAGGCCCAGGGTGACGCTATCTCGACGGTCCTGCGGGCCAAATCCGCCGAATCGATGGGCGAACGTGCCGTCATCGAACGCGGTATGGAAACCCTCGAGGAGATCGGCAAGGGCGAGTCGACGAAGTTCGTCCTGCCCCAGGAACTCACGTCGCTGGTCGGCCGCTACGGCAAGCACCTCACCGGCTCCGACGCCCGGACCAACGGCCACGAGCTCGAAGGGCTCGAGTTCGACGAGGAGACCCGCGAGATGCTCGGACTGGACGACATCGAGGAAATTCTCGGACAGATCGACCAGGAAGCCGAGGTCGACGTCGAACAGATGGAGGATCAGGCCGAAGCCGTCAAGCACGGTGCCGACGACGCCGAAATCAAAGACCCCGACGAGGTAATCGACGAGATGGACGCCGAGATGCCGGAAGCCGAGGAGTTCAACGAGTCCACCGACGGCTCGGAGAACTGA
- the lysW gene encoding lysine biosynthesis protein LysW codes for MATCPECGGDVALHDDVEIGEIVDCSTCGAELEVVAVDPVELEPAPELEEDWGE; via the coding sequence ATGGCAACTTGTCCCGAATGCGGTGGCGACGTGGCGCTGCACGACGACGTCGAGATCGGAGAGATTGTCGACTGCTCGACCTGCGGCGCGGAACTTGAGGTCGTCGCGGTCGATCCCGTCGAACTGGAACCCGCCCCGGAACTCGAAGAGGACTGGGGCGAGTAA
- a CDS encoding GNAT family N-acetyltransferase — protein sequence MDIEIRTVDAPAGDDPIYRDALSVRTDVFVEEQGVPAEIEVDEHESTATHFVAYDDGAAIGTARLREPEEAIGKVERLAVRAEYRDDGVGTALMERVEAAAREREFERLRLHSQVRAAPFYASLGYERVGDQFEEAGIPHVEMRKSLGG from the coding sequence ATGGACATCGAGATACGGACCGTCGACGCGCCCGCGGGGGACGATCCGATCTACCGGGACGCGCTTTCGGTGCGAACGGACGTGTTCGTCGAGGAGCAAGGCGTCCCGGCGGAGATCGAAGTCGACGAGCACGAGTCGACGGCGACCCACTTCGTGGCTTACGACGACGGCGCGGCGATCGGAACGGCGCGACTCCGCGAACCCGAAGAAGCGATCGGGAAGGTCGAGCGCCTCGCTGTGCGGGCGGAGTACCGGGACGACGGCGTCGGGACGGCCCTGATGGAGCGAGTCGAAGCGGCCGCTCGCGAGCGCGAGTTCGAGCGGTTGCGCCTGCACTCGCAGGTCCGGGCCGCCCCCTTCTACGCCAGTCTGGGCTACGAGCGCGTCGGCGACCAGTTCGAGGAAGCCGGCATCCCCCACGTCGAGATGCGAAAGTCGCTCGGCGGATGA
- a CDS encoding aminopeptidase has product MDPRIREHAEIIVNHSIDCSEGDNVVIDAHPVAEDLVTAIVEAVAEVGGHPLVIQERLGKRFRRAYLTHYDGEFEAPEHTHALYEAMDAYIAIKGGDNETELGDVDTATQSAYEKAYEPVRETRLNKTWNLTLYPASANAQQAEMATEEYENFVYDAIVKDWDAVRDHQQEMADRLTDAEEVRIVSGETTDLTMSVAGNETLNDYGENNLPGGEVFTAPVKDSVDGEAYFDIPIYHQGREIDGARLVFEDGKVVEHSAEKNEELLTDVLETDEGARYLGELGIGMNRDIDRFTRNILFDEKMGDTVHMAVGRAYPETVGEDNVQNESAVHVDMILDMSEDSYIELDGEVVQRNGTFWFEE; this is encoded by the coding sequence ATGGATCCGCGCATTCGCGAACACGCAGAGATCATCGTCAATCACTCGATCGACTGCAGCGAGGGCGACAACGTCGTCATCGACGCGCATCCGGTCGCGGAGGACCTCGTCACGGCCATCGTCGAGGCCGTCGCCGAAGTCGGCGGTCATCCGCTCGTGATTCAGGAGCGACTCGGCAAGCGCTTCCGGCGGGCGTATCTCACACACTACGACGGGGAGTTCGAAGCGCCCGAGCACACCCACGCGCTCTACGAGGCGATGGACGCCTACATCGCGATCAAGGGCGGCGACAACGAGACCGAACTTGGCGACGTCGACACGGCGACCCAGTCGGCTTACGAGAAGGCCTACGAACCGGTCCGGGAGACCCGCCTGAACAAGACCTGGAACCTGACGCTGTATCCGGCCTCGGCCAACGCCCAGCAGGCCGAGATGGCCACCGAGGAGTACGAGAACTTCGTCTACGACGCTATCGTCAAGGACTGGGACGCCGTCCGGGACCACCAGCAGGAGATGGCGGACCGACTGACCGACGCCGAGGAGGTTCGGATCGTCTCGGGCGAGACCACGGACCTCACGATGTCCGTCGCGGGCAACGAGACGCTGAACGACTACGGTGAGAACAACCTCCCCGGCGGCGAGGTCTTCACCGCGCCCGTCAAGGACAGTGTGGACGGCGAGGCCTACTTCGACATCCCGATCTACCACCAGGGCCGGGAGATCGACGGCGCGCGTCTGGTCTTCGAGGACGGGAAGGTCGTCGAGCACAGCGCCGAGAAGAACGAGGAACTGCTGACGGATGTCCTGGAGACCGACGAGGGCGCACGATACCTGGGCGAACTCGGGATCGGGATGAACCGCGACATCGACCGGTTCACCCGCAACATCCTCTTCGACGAGAAGATGGGCGACACCGTCCACATGGCCGTCGGCCGCGCCTACCCCGAGACCGTCGGGGAGGACAACGTCCAGAACGAGTCGGCCGTCCACGTCGACATGATCCTTGACATGAGCGAGGACAGCTACATCGAACTGGACGGTGAGGTCGTCCAGCGAAACGGTACGTTCTGGTTCGAGGAGTAA
- a CDS encoding PQQ-binding-like beta-propeller repeat protein has translation MLTMPSIGPSSSRRRLLQASAVSLGAGAVGGYLFGTEWFSTEKPTCGGSERVTDPYDWPAPRYDFAGTGRAPEQSAPKDELQEQWNVSYTGDSIGQPVIAGGRVAVVVSEMSSERILTVDLASGEEQWTELVTTDGHMGQVDDMGDLVASEGDLFYRTHTEDHGLAVAAMSLGTGKRLWVTPVDGGGYGRPAVTGRGNVWIHERDDETDESIVTALSADSGDECSSWRVDSPRPNEIYVHDESLYVSTAEGIVALDRDTGDEQWRTEESARLQAVTENRVFATNHPGFLIAYQTGSGDEEWTVESDHYMDGERIPDDPGFKRSESGNSVARPNYGELAIVGDLMLARERVHSSHSDRITAFEIETGDEVWQVVPEELSDDDTTVTYTGPVIAGQVAFACENRRDGESRLLRIDVSTGEILASVEMATIATGSPSVGRGAVVIPQEDGIICYADD, from the coding sequence ATGCTCACTATGCCCTCAATAGGTCCCTCCAGTTCTCGTCGGCGATTGCTCCAAGCCTCCGCAGTAAGTCTGGGGGCCGGTGCAGTCGGCGGCTATCTCTTCGGAACTGAGTGGTTCTCGACCGAGAAGCCAACATGTGGCGGGAGCGAGCGGGTCACTGACCCATACGATTGGCCAGCTCCCCGATACGATTTTGCTGGCACAGGACGGGCACCGGAACAAAGCGCTCCAAAAGACGAACTCCAAGAGCAGTGGAACGTTTCGTATACCGGAGATAGCATCGGACAACCCGTGATCGCTGGAGGACGAGTTGCTGTCGTGGTTTCTGAGATGTCCAGCGAGCGCATTCTGACTGTTGATCTGGCCTCCGGCGAAGAACAGTGGACCGAACTCGTCACGACAGATGGACATATGGGACAAGTGGATGATATGGGTGATCTTGTAGCCAGTGAAGGTGACCTCTTCTACCGAACGCACACGGAAGACCACGGGCTTGCGGTGGCTGCAATGTCTCTGGGAACGGGAAAGCGTCTCTGGGTTACTCCAGTAGACGGAGGGGGATACGGGCGTCCCGCCGTGACTGGTAGGGGGAACGTCTGGATACACGAGAGAGACGACGAGACCGACGAATCGATCGTCACAGCGCTTTCCGCAGATTCAGGTGACGAGTGTTCATCGTGGCGAGTTGATAGTCCCCGTCCGAACGAGATCTATGTTCATGACGAGTCACTCTACGTCAGTACGGCAGAGGGGATTGTGGCGCTTGATCGGGACACGGGTGACGAACAATGGCGCACTGAAGAGAGTGCGCGTCTTCAAGCTGTGACTGAGAATCGAGTGTTCGCAACGAATCATCCCGGTTTCTTGATAGCGTACCAGACTGGATCAGGGGATGAGGAATGGACGGTCGAATCGGACCATTACATGGACGGTGAACGTATCCCCGACGATCCGGGCTTCAAACGCTCCGAGAGCGGCAATTCTGTTGCGCGACCGAACTACGGTGAACTCGCGATTGTTGGAGATTTGATGCTTGCTCGGGAACGAGTCCACAGTAGTCACAGTGATCGGATCACTGCGTTCGAGATCGAAACTGGTGATGAAGTTTGGCAGGTTGTCCCAGAAGAGTTGAGCGACGACGACACGACTGTTACATACACGGGGCCAGTAATCGCGGGACAAGTGGCATTCGCCTGTGAAAACCGCCGAGACGGCGAGTCCCGGCTCTTGCGGATCGACGTTTCTACGGGAGAGATACTTGCTAGCGTCGAGATGGCTACTATCGCAACCGGATCGCCATCTGTCGGGCGGGGAGCAGTCGTCATTCCCCAAGAAGACGGTATTATTTGTTACGCAGACGACTAA
- the tsaA gene encoding tRNA (N6-threonylcarbamoyladenosine(37)-N6)-methyltransferase TrmO produces MEPITYEPIGEIRSPFEDPSEVPVDPDEPSGAAGRVELEPEYEPGLDGLDGFSHVTILAHLHRSPADTLRAHPPFAEGLEVGVFATASPNRPNPIAQTVVRLEAIEGSTLHVDGLDLLDGTPVLDLKPFAPKPSLLEELETGWIGEHLDQEY; encoded by the coding sequence ATGGAACCGATCACCTACGAACCGATCGGCGAGATCCGTTCGCCGTTCGAAGACCCCTCAGAGGTGCCGGTCGATCCGGACGAGCCGTCGGGCGCGGCCGGACGCGTCGAACTCGAGCCCGAGTACGAACCCGGGCTCGACGGGCTGGACGGCTTTTCACACGTCACGATCCTCGCCCACCTCCACCGGAGCCCGGCCGATACGCTGCGGGCGCACCCGCCGTTCGCCGAGGGACTCGAAGTCGGGGTGTTCGCCACCGCCAGCCCGAACCGCCCGAACCCGATCGCCCAGACGGTCGTCCGACTCGAGGCGATCGAGGGATCGACGCTGCACGTCGACGGACTGGACTTGCTGGATGGAACGCCCGTGCTCGATCTCAAGCCGTTCGCGCCGAAGCCGTCGCTGCTGGAGGAGTTAGAAACGGGCTGGATCGGTGAGCACCTCGATCAGGAATACTGA
- the pdo gene encoding protein disulfide oxidoreductase: MSVLSADDRSQVNELLSSLEETVTVHVFTEDGCQYCDETLDLYEDVEGESDDVVVETHDMDDPLAEELGATKYDGAPVTVITRDGVTGVRYFGIPSGQEFSAFLQGLIAVAQGPGETDLPDDVREKVQNIDQPVNIKVFVTPTCPHCPRAVQAAHQMAIENDQITADGIESQEFMELSQEYGVRGVPQINVNDSGQFTGGLPPEQFVDEVISALD, encoded by the coding sequence ATGTCAGTCCTTTCCGCAGACGACCGCAGTCAAGTCAACGAACTCCTGAGTTCCCTCGAAGAGACAGTCACCGTCCACGTCTTCACCGAGGACGGCTGTCAGTATTGCGACGAGACGCTCGACCTGTACGAAGACGTCGAGGGCGAGAGCGACGACGTCGTCGTCGAGACCCACGACATGGACGACCCGCTGGCCGAGGAACTCGGCGCGACCAAGTACGACGGCGCGCCCGTCACTGTCATCACTCGCGACGGCGTCACCGGCGTCCGGTACTTCGGCATCCCGTCGGGCCAGGAGTTCAGCGCCTTCCTGCAGGGGCTCATCGCGGTCGCGCAGGGCCCGGGCGAGACGGACCTCCCCGACGACGTGCGCGAGAAAGTCCAGAACATCGACCAGCCGGTCAACATCAAGGTGTTCGTGACGCCGACCTGTCCGCACTGCCCGCGAGCGGTTCAGGCCGCTCACCAGATGGCGATCGAGAACGACCAGATTACTGCCGACGGCATCGAGTCCCAGGAGTTCATGGAGCTCTCCCAGGAGTACGGCGTCCGCGGCGTCCCGCAGATCAACGTCAACGACTCCGGGCAGTTCACCGGCGGGCTCCCGCCCGAGCAGTTCGTCGATGAGGTCATCTCCGCGCTCGATTAG
- a CDS encoding C4-dicarboxylate transporter has translation MSQVTSTSTRARVANTVEFFGPQWFGSTMGTGALGVALGLLAAQSGIDALLPFAQLFVALTAVMTVTYTLPWLARMWLYPHRVRTDLTHPIRSQFFPTMPITLIVLGLGIARTMGDIVPSSVLEPLLTGLFVLGSAGIFGFGLVVVTIMFTNDEIGTEHGVFAWYIPPVSHLVIPLLGFDLVAGHLAGTATGQFVFVVSMIALGIGSFMFLFFGSIVLHRYAYESLPREKLAPTFVIGLAPTAVLTIALVKLAHALEAGVGLGLAVEPLVPGLKLLALVMWGFSAWWFVLTAGLVAHYVTRRTHPFFFTWWAYTFPLGAFAISAGSLGGFLGIGGFTATLAAVTGLLAVVWVVTAALTTRMVLRGHAFTPE, from the coding sequence ATGAGTCAGGTCACTTCGACATCGACGAGAGCGAGAGTCGCAAACACGGTCGAGTTCTTCGGTCCGCAGTGGTTCGGATCGACGATGGGGACCGGCGCGCTCGGCGTCGCGCTCGGGTTGCTCGCCGCCCAGTCCGGGATCGACGCGTTGCTCCCGTTCGCGCAGTTGTTCGTCGCGCTGACGGCCGTGATGACGGTCACGTACACGCTGCCGTGGCTGGCGCGGATGTGGCTGTACCCACATCGAGTCCGAACGGACCTCACCCATCCCATCCGGAGTCAGTTCTTCCCGACGATGCCGATCACGCTGATCGTCCTCGGTCTCGGGATCGCTCGCACGATGGGTGATATCGTCCCGTCGAGTGTGCTCGAACCGCTACTGACGGGGCTGTTCGTCCTCGGAAGCGCCGGCATCTTCGGGTTCGGGCTGGTCGTCGTGACGATCATGTTCACCAACGACGAGATCGGGACCGAACACGGCGTCTTCGCCTGGTACATCCCGCCGGTGAGTCACCTCGTCATTCCGCTGTTGGGCTTCGATCTCGTCGCCGGACATCTCGCCGGGACGGCGACCGGACAGTTCGTCTTCGTCGTCTCGATGATCGCGCTGGGGATCGGGTCGTTCATGTTCCTGTTTTTCGGTTCGATCGTGCTCCATCGCTACGCCTACGAGAGCCTCCCGCGTGAGAAGCTCGCGCCGACGTTCGTCATCGGGCTGGCTCCGACGGCCGTGCTCACGATCGCCCTCGTGAAACTCGCTCACGCGCTCGAGGCCGGCGTCGGGCTGGGGCTGGCAGTCGAACCGCTGGTGCCGGGCCTGAAGCTCCTCGCGCTGGTGATGTGGGGCTTCTCGGCCTGGTGGTTCGTGCTGACCGCCGGACTCGTGGCCCACTACGTCACTCGCCGGACGCACCCGTTCTTCTTTACCTGGTGGGCTTACACCTTCCCGCTCGGGGCCTTCGCTATCTCGGCGGGGTCGCTCGGCGGCTTCCTCGGTATCGGCGGATTCACCGCCACGCTCGCCGCCGTGACGGGCCTGCTCGCAGTCGTCTGGGTCGTCACTGCGGCACTCACCACCCGGATGGTGCTTCGGGGCCACGCGTTCACGCCGGAGTAA
- the lpdA gene encoding dihydrolipoyl dehydrogenase: MLIVGAGPGGYVAAIRAAQLGLDVTLVERDAYGGTCLNYGCIPSKALIHGSDVAYEARNAGDLGITADVEVDFAKLVDWKDDVVDQLTGGVENLCRAAGATLIEGTARFVDDHVAEIETDDGASTLAFENAIVATGSRVIEIPGFEPDGEYVLDSRDALDLEEIPDSLVVIGAGYIGMELSTVFAKLGTDVTVVEMLEDVLPMYESDVSRIVREEAADLGIEFRFGELAADWERDGDGVVVTTEDEDGATAELAADAVLAVPGREPVTDTVGLEALGIEPDEDGFVPTDAQGRTARDHVFAIGDVAGEPMLAHKASHEGEVAAAAVAGEPAALDHRAMPAAVFTDPEVATVGLTEADAEEAGYTTAVGQMPLSGNGRALTVESPEGFVRIVADAPTGTVLGAQIVAPEASELIGEVALAVEQRLTLEELAGTVHTHPTLSEAIMEAAADAAGEAIHTH, from the coding sequence GTGCTGATCGTCGGAGCCGGGCCCGGCGGGTACGTCGCGGCGATCCGGGCGGCACAGCTCGGGCTGGACGTGACGCTCGTCGAACGGGACGCCTACGGCGGGACCTGTCTCAACTACGGCTGCATCCCCTCGAAGGCGCTCATCCACGGGAGCGACGTCGCATACGAGGCGCGCAACGCGGGGGACCTCGGGATCACTGCCGACGTCGAGGTCGACTTCGCGAAACTCGTCGACTGGAAGGACGACGTGGTCGACCAGCTCACCGGGGGCGTCGAGAACCTCTGTCGGGCGGCCGGCGCGACGCTGATCGAGGGGACCGCACGCTTCGTCGACGATCACGTCGCCGAAATTGAGACCGACGACGGGGCGTCGACGCTCGCCTTCGAGAACGCGATCGTTGCGACCGGCAGCCGCGTCATCGAGATCCCCGGCTTCGAGCCGGACGGAGAGTACGTCCTCGACTCGCGAGACGCGCTCGATCTCGAGGAGATCCCCGACTCGCTGGTCGTCATCGGCGCGGGGTACATCGGGATGGAACTGTCGACGGTCTTTGCGAAACTCGGGACCGACGTCACGGTCGTCGAGATGCTCGAGGACGTGCTGCCCATGTACGAGAGCGACGTCTCTCGGATCGTTCGCGAGGAAGCCGCCGATCTGGGGATCGAGTTCCGATTCGGCGAGCTCGCCGCCGACTGGGAACGGGACGGCGACGGCGTCGTCGTCACGACCGAGGACGAGGACGGCGCGACGGCGGAACTGGCGGCCGACGCGGTGCTGGCCGTTCCCGGACGGGAGCCGGTCACCGACACGGTCGGCCTCGAGGCGCTGGGGATCGAACCCGACGAGGACGGTTTCGTCCCGACAGACGCGCAGGGGCGGACCGCCCGCGATCACGTCTTCGCGATCGGCGACGTGGCCGGCGAACCCATGCTCGCCCACAAGGCCAGCCACGAGGGGGAGGTCGCCGCGGCCGCGGTCGCCGGCGAGCCCGCCGCGCTGGACCACAGAGCGATGCCGGCGGCGGTCTTCACTGACCCCGAGGTCGCGACGGTCGGCCTGACCGAGGCTGACGCCGAGGAAGCGGGCTACACGACGGCGGTCGGACAGATGCCCCTGAGCGGGAACGGCCGCGCCCTGACTGTCGAATCCCCCGAAGGGTTCGTCCGGATCGTCGCCGACGCGCCGACCGGAACCGTCCTCGGCGCACAGATCGTCGCGCCCGAAGCCTCGGAACTGATCGGCGAAGTCGCGCTGGCGGTCGAACAGCGTCTCACCCTCGAGGAACTCGCCGGAACGGTCCACACCCATCCGACGCTCTCGGAAGCGATCATGGAAGCCGCCGCCGACGCTGCCGGCGAGGCTATCCACACGCACTGA
- a CDS encoding OsmC family protein: protein MSDISLTTTNTSGFDTESVIGDFAVGIDPMTETGPDPNSVLVADYAACFLPAVRMGARKSGYDLGKLEIEAEADLTDEDNLESISFTLKVEGDVENPEELVELGEQFCHVHTALREELHADVTVETEAFATASA, encoded by the coding sequence ATGTCCGATATCAGTCTGACGACGACGAACACGAGCGGCTTCGACACGGAAAGCGTCATCGGCGATTTCGCGGTCGGTATCGATCCGATGACCGAGACCGGCCCCGACCCGAACTCGGTACTGGTCGCCGATTACGCGGCGTGTTTCCTGCCCGCGGTTCGGATGGGCGCACGCAAGTCCGGTTACGACCTCGGCAAGCTGGAGATCGAGGCCGAGGCCGACCTGACCGACGAAGATAACCTCGAATCGATCAGCTTCACGCTGAAAGTCGAGGGTGACGTCGAGAACCCCGAGGAACTCGTCGAACTGGGCGAGCAGTTCTGTCACGTTCACACGGCGCTTCGCGAGGAACTGCACGCCGACGTCACCGTCGAGACCGAGGCCTTCGCGACGGCGTCGGCGTAA
- a CDS encoding lipoate--protein ligase family protein: MNLRVVDTGRYSEPVQQALERVLTDRLAAGEIEPTLRFWYRDGPAVPLGRFQAYADEVATDYVEEHDIDVVRRITGGGAMYVEPGAVITYSLYLPREAVSGDVEASYAELDQFTLDALRDLGLEVRHEPLNDIAHPEGKIGGAAQLRTDDAVLHHTTMSYELDIAEMLRVLRIGEQKVSDKAITSAEKRVARISDHIDADRSEVIDAMIDAAADRYDVFEGGLSETVLTEARALADEQFDTDEWNRQL; this comes from the coding sequence ATGAACCTCCGCGTCGTCGACACCGGCCGGTACAGCGAGCCGGTCCAGCAGGCGCTGGAACGCGTTCTGACCGACCGGCTGGCGGCGGGCGAGATCGAACCGACGCTGCGGTTCTGGTACCGCGACGGCCCCGCGGTCCCGCTGGGTCGCTTCCAGGCCTACGCCGACGAGGTCGCGACCGACTACGTCGAGGAGCACGACATCGACGTCGTCCGCCGGATCACCGGCGGCGGGGCGATGTACGTCGAACCGGGCGCGGTGATCACCTACTCGCTGTATCTCCCCCGCGAGGCCGTCTCGGGCGACGTCGAGGCCAGCTACGCCGAACTCGATCAGTTCACGCTCGACGCGCTCCGGGACCTCGGACTGGAGGTCCGCCACGAGCCGTTGAACGACATCGCTCACCCGGAGGGCAAGATCGGCGGGGCCGCCCAGCTCCGGACGGACGACGCCGTGCTCCACCACACGACGATGAGCTACGAACTGGACATCGCGGAGATGCTGCGCGTGCTCCGGATCGGCGAGCAGAAGGTCTCGGACAAGGCGATCACGTCTGCCGAAAAGCGCGTCGCCCGTATCAGCGACCACATCGATGCCGACCGTAGCGAGGTCATCGACGCGATGATCGACGCGGCGGCCGACCGGTACGACGTGTTCGAGGGTGGACTGTCCGAAACGGTGCTCACGGAGGCACGAGCGCTCGCCGACGAACAGTTCGACACTGACGAGTGGAACCGACAGCTGTAG
- a CDS encoding carboxymuconolactone decarboxylase family protein: MASPEDEVAEKKQTVQEFAGEARSVESFLGFVHSAEEDGALDAKTKELMSLALGVTLRCEDCIVWHLDAALQAGATEDEVVEALEIAVVMGGGPALMYATEAYETLQAFDLD; this comes from the coding sequence ATGGCATCTCCAGAAGACGAAGTCGCGGAGAAAAAACAGACCGTACAGGAATTCGCCGGGGAAGCACGATCCGTCGAGTCGTTCCTGGGATTCGTCCATTCAGCCGAGGAAGACGGCGCGCTGGACGCGAAAACGAAGGAACTGATGTCGCTCGCACTGGGCGTCACGCTGCGCTGTGAGGACTGCATCGTCTGGCACCTCGACGCCGCGCTGCAAGCGGGCGCGACCGAAGACGAAGTCGTCGAAGCGCTCGAGATCGCGGTCGTCATGGGCGGCGGCCCGGCACTGATGTACGCCACCGAAGCCTACGAGACGCTGCAGGCGTTCGATCTCGACTGA